One genomic window of Amphiura filiformis chromosome 3, Afil_fr2py, whole genome shotgun sequence includes the following:
- the LOC140149251 gene encoding LOW QUALITY PROTEIN: serine/threonine-protein kinase pim-3-like (The sequence of the model RefSeq protein was modified relative to this genomic sequence to represent the inferred CDS: substituted 1 base at 1 genomic stop codon) yields the protein MNLSRKLTSQIADLCSINAKNKAQNSCDRIGKDREPFEKTYCIGFQLGSGGFGTVYAGNRVRDGLPVAIKLVAKEKVNDWSQINGQKVPLEVSLLRKVVNLKGCIKLLDFYERPDSFIIVMXRPESTKDLFDFITESGPLDEDLSRKFFRQVVETTMRCHEVGVVHRDLKDENILVDLKTGELKLIDFGSGAFLKDTVYKDFDGTRVYSPPEWIKFHRYHGRSATVWSLGILLFDMACGDIPFEKDDEICRAELFFREGVSPSLRHLIKSMLRVKPMHRLTLEEILEHPWMQKSQVATKVDCMSQCPLRGQSVGSEESVNTSSSFSSASSSEEDLCNPSKHGARTFSSEDIVDSSTDSGIEDCTVVIVES from the exons ATGAATCTGTCACGCAAATTAACCAGCCAGATTGCAGATTTATGCTCAATTAATGCGAAGAATAAGGCTCAAAATTCCTGTGATCGAATTG GTAAAGATCGTGAGCCCTTCGAGAAGACATACTGCATTGGTTTTCAGCTTGGGAGTGGCGGCTTTGGCACAGTCTATGCTGGCAACCGTGTACGAGATGGTTTGCCG GTCGCAATCAAGCTCGTGGCTAAAGAAAAAGTCAACGATTGGAGCCAA ATAAATGGCCAAAAGGTTCCACTAGAAGTTTCCCTGTTGAGAAAGGTCGTCAACTTGAAAGGTTGCATCAAATTGTTAGACTTTTACGAACGTCCAGACAGTTTTATCATTGTGATGTAACGTCCAGAAAGCACCAAAGATCTCTTTGACTTCATCACAGAAAGCGGACCACTTGATGAGGACTTAAGCCGCAAATTTTTCCGCCAAGTTGTGGAGACAACCATGAGATGCCATGAAGTTGGTGTTGTACACAGAGACTTGAAAGATGAGAACATTCTAGTAGACTTGAAAACTGGAGAACTTAAACTTATTGACTTTGGTTCAGGTGCTTTCTTGAAGGATACAGTCTACAAAGATTTTGATG GTACCAGAGTTTACAGTCCACCAGAATGGATCAAGTTTCATCGCTATCATGGTCGTTCTGCAACAGTGTGGTCACTAGGAATACTTCTGTTTGATATGGCTTGTGGGGACATTCCATTTGAAAAGGACGATGAAATTTGTCGTGCTGAACTGTTCTTCCGTGAAGGTGTATCACCATCTCTAAGACATCTTATCAAATCAATGCTTAGAGTAAAACCTATGCACAGACTCACTTTAGAGGAAATCTTGGAACATCCATGGATGCAGAAATCGCAAGTTGCCACCAAAGTTGACTGTATGTCACAATGCCCTCTTCGTGGACAATCAGTGGGCAGTGAAGAAAGTGTGAACACTAGCAGCTCTTTCAGCAGTGCTAGCTCTAGCGAAGAAGACTTGTGTAATCCGTCCAAACATGGAGCAAGGACATTTAGCTCCGAAGACATTGTAGACAGTAGCACAGACTCTGGAATTGAAGATTGTACTGTGGTCATAGTGGAAAGCTAA